One Cohnella candidum genomic region harbors:
- a CDS encoding PLDc N-terminal domain-containing protein, with product MAFMFLIFFLLVPAELFILHIAICVWAFRDCRRRGRSAEFALIVLIGLFFFPVLGLIVYLLIRNDA from the coding sequence ATGGCTTTCATGTTCCTGATATTTTTTCTGCTTGTCCCTGCCGAGCTTTTCATTTTGCATATCGCGATCTGCGTCTGGGCGTTTCGGGACTGCAGAAGGAGAGGGAGAAGCGCCGAATTCGCTTTGATCGTGCTGATCGGATTGTTTTTCTTCCCCGTCCTGGGCCTGATCGTATACCTGCTGATTCGTAACGACGCGTGA